The nucleotide sequence CTTGAAGTACAGCACTGCAATCTTTTCTAACAAAACTGAGTTGGGGgctctccagcctgcagagatAAGCTTGGGATTGTGAAGGGACCATGCTGGGAAGGCTGGTACCTCCTCGGAGGtgctgcttcctctgctcctcagTGATCACATTTGTTGGGTTGCCTTCATGCTCCTGAGGACCAGGAGAACCAGTGCCCGGCTGGAGTTCGCTGCCCTCGCTCTGCTGCAGCAAATTGCTGCTGCAGATGGGGACCAGTCCCTCCATCCACTCTGCTTTTTGTTACTTATgattttttcaagaaataaactTTTGAAGTGCTGGGAAGGGGAACAATGCAATAGCTGGGAGCTCTGTTACGCTGATGGAGCTGGCACGTCCCGGTACAGCCCCCCTTTCCTCAGGGATGGAGCTGCCCCCAGCGCATTTCAAATCATCTCAGCAGCGATGTGCTTTAATGAAAGGTTGTGAGACGATCGATTTGGTATCGATCCCGGGGTGGGTCAGGCACTTCTGGTTTTATGACCTTGTTGTGCAGAGCTGGACCGACTTGAAGGGCGCGTGAGGGAAAATGTTCAAAAACCCAAATAATCTCTGGGAAACATTGCTAAAGGCCAGGAGAGGTCCGTTTAAGGAACTGGAGATGAGGTTGAAACCAGCTAGTGGGAGTTTCTGGAAAAACTGATTCAAAGGGTTAGTgattaaaaagtgaaaatcatttaagattttaaaatactttactctaaatgtcttatttttacaGATTTAGCCTGTGATAATAGAGGGAATAATGCACCTTGCTTGCAGGGAATTCAGTACTGTCAGTGCTTCCCCCATCAGCAGCTTTTGAGCTCGATTCCCAGAGCAAAGGGATGCTCTTGCCCACCTCACTCACGCTTCCTTCTTAAACAAAGCAGCTTCTGGGAGACCCCCAACACTTGGGGCGaagggcaggggccaggctggcACTGCAAGGCCATGGCTCATTCCCAGCTGCCCGCTGCCCCTCCTCTGTGCTCCCAAGTGCCCTGAAGTCATCTCCGAGCACTGGGTGGTTTTGGCACTCTGATCTCTGCTAAATAAGACAAAATCAGCAGCAATTTGAGAGCAGCTCTTTAATGGGATGCAGCAGCTGTTGAACAGCGTGGAGCAGCCCTGCACAGCGGCCGGGGGCTGCGAGTAAACCTGGCGGGAGGCAGGATCTGCCTGGGCAAGCTGGAGCTGGGCCAGGGCTGCTCCGAGCAGCACTGTGGTGGTATCAGTGGTGCCTTTCAGATGCTCGCCCCAGCGCAGCGCGATGCCACTGTGCGGTAGCAGGACAGCTGTGCACAGCAGGAGGGGACATTTCTGCCCTGTGGTTTTTgctccagccccatccctggccccgggGAGGTGGGCAGAGGGTCCAGCTCCAGACCTGCCTGTCAGCGGAGGGCAACGCTGTGCAGCATGGAGGGGAGAGCGTGCTGAGCCCCTCGGCGTGGGAGAGCTGCGTCTGCTCCACCAGCAAAGCCCTGAGGATTGGAGATGAGTAACCTCcttgcagggagctctggagcagATGTTGCCTCCTGCTGTGCTCAGGCTGCTTTGCTGGTGTCTGAAACACCCAAAGCTCGAGTCCCTCCAGGAAGAGATGCTGGTGCAGCATCCCCCAGCAGATACCGGGGTTGCGAGGAGTTCCTGGAGGAGGGCAGCCCGGCAGCGAGAGCCTGCCTAACGTCAGAGGGAGGTGGATGCTGTGAGGAGGTGGATGCTGTGAGGAGGTGGATGCTGTGGTCAGGCAGCAGCCGATGGGGCTCTGTCTTGTCTCCCCCACTGCTCACAGCAGATGCAGAGTGTACAGTAGCAAGCACACAAGGATGCGATGGACAGTGATGCTTTTGGGGTTCAGCACCCAGCTTTCGGCAAAAGGGGAGGCTACCAGGTGGAGAGAGACATGGCTCTGCAGTGACAATGTTCATGGTGTCAcatttgaagaagagaaggctgaggggagacctcatcactctacaactacctgaaaggacattgtagagaggttggtgctggtctcttctcacagggaattagtgacagaacaagagggaacggctttaaactgcaacaggggaggttcagtcTGGACATgaagaaaaagtgtttcccagaaagagtggtcagagagtggaataggctgcccagggagggggtggagtcaccatccctgggtgtgtttaagggccgtttggatgagctgttgggagatatggtgtaagggagaactttgtagagctggcctgatggttggactcgatgatcttttccaacctgaaggattctgtgattctgtgatctggtGGCAGCTGTCCTCAGTGAAGGGACGTGCCCAGGAACTGTCCCCCACTGCAGCCTAGATCATGCCCGACTCGGTCACCACCTCCTCACAGGGTACATCGAAGTCCTTGGTGCTGCCCCTGTGCAGGGGGAGGCTGGCGGGGCTGGTGTGGTGGCTGTGGCTCAGGATGGTGGTTTTTCTGCTGCAGAGGCTCCCAGTTGAGGCCTGTCTCCGCAGCCCGAGCCGGGGACTGCCCCAGCAGGACAAGCAGCGTGCTGCGTCCTGGAGCAGGTGCCCGCTGAAGAACATgtaaatccaggggttgcagcagctgctgaggcTGGCCAGCAGCATGGTGATGGTGAAAGCCACGTTGGTGGACTCTGGGAAGGCAAGGGAGAGAGCTGAAACATCCCCCGGGCTGGGCATGGGCTGGGCAGGGTCTCAGCGTGTGATGGGCAGGACCTTGGGGGCTCTTTTTGTCTTGGGCACGTGTCCTTTGTCCCATTCCCACCCCATCTGACTGGAATTTCTTTGGGTAGGAGAgtctgcagcagggcaggcagagctgggctctACCTGTGGCTGAGGGCTGCGGGTGGGTGATGTACAGTGGTGGGGATGTGCTGGGGCACATCCTCAGGGAAGGTGCTGCGAGATGAGACCCAGCAGCTTCTGGACCTTCCTTCAGCCTGTTTGCTGGTCAAAGCGTCTCCCAGAGGCCTTTCAATCTTGGGTGAAGTTCCTTCTACCCACGAACAGACTAGGAGAGCTACTGAAAATTTCCAGAAGAAGTCAACCTATGAAATTGGAAATCTGAAACCTCTGCAGCTGGCTCAGAAAAAGCCTTACGTGTGCTCGATGTGACACGTGgaggacctgctccagcagcacagctgctctgAGAGGCAGCCCGGGCCACAACACAGTTAAAACCCTCCCTGTAGCCACATACCGAGCACGGCAGCTCCTGAAGAAAATTCCCACATGAGGGATGAACCACACACGGCAAAGATGGTCACATCACACCTTTACATGTCTCTACTGGTGGTGGTCAAAAGCCACTGCTTCAGTGGTTTTACTGGTGAAAGGAATGACTTGACTCTGCAGTTTTCTATAAATGCTGCTGGGGAGCAAACCTGTAGCCTCCCACACgacttttaaaatgacaaaataacagacagcttttgtttgttaaaaatgcAAAGGGCACGCTGTGTGCCTTGGCACCCAGGGCTCTGCGCCTGCtccaggctgcagcccagcatccccaCCACTACTCACCATCACTGGGAGCATCCTCGTCCCACACCGACCACATCTGCATGCTGAAAAACGGCGCCCAGCAGGCGACATAGGCCACCACGATGACAAAAGTCATCTTCACCGTGCGGATCTTGGCACGGGAGATAGTGCGCACGCTGCTCACCCGCGAGGGCTGCCCGCTGGGACATTGCCCGCTCTTCTCGGaggagcagggagcaggaggggcaGCTGCTGCGGGTCCCCCCATGCCGGGGGCACCGCTCTGGGTCTTGCCCTTGAGGTTCTTGCAGATCTCGTAGCAGATGAGGCTGTAGCAGACGGTGAGGATGCCGACAGGCAGGATGAAGATGCACAGTGTGGTCCAGGTGATGTAGGCTCGGGCTCCCCACGGGTACCTGAAGTCCGCCCAGCAGTCCAGCACCCCCGAGCCCTGGCGCACCTCCCGCAGGGAGAAGATGAAGATCTGGGGCAGGCTGAGAAGGAGGCTGAGCAGCCACGTGGCCCCGATCATGGCGTAGGCCTGGCggctgggctgctgcaggctgTGCAGGGGGTGGCACACGGCCAGGTAACGGTCCAGCGTCATCATGATGAGCATGTAGGTGGAGGCGAACATGCTCAGCACCTGCAGGTACTTGACTGCCCGGCAGAGTGGGTCCGGCCCCAAGAAGCGGTACGTCACCTCCCAGATCATCTGCGGCAGCACCTGGAAGAGCGCAACGCCCAGGTCGGTCAGGCCCAGGTGCAGGATGAAGAGATGCATGCGGCTCATTTTCTTCCTCAGGCGGTACATCGCCAGCAGCACCCCCACGTTGCCTATGGTCGCTACAGCCAGGATGGCGGCCAGCACCCCAATCTCTGCCTTGGCCAGCTCCTCATCCCGGGTGTGCAGGAGGGTCAGGTTGGGGTCTCCTGCCAGGGTGTGGGGGCTCAGCAGCCCCTGGCTGTGCCCAGGCCGGCTGCGATGCGTGCTGttccagccccagcctggctccaTCACTTCAGGAAGCTCTGCGGGAGCACAGGCCGCTATAATGCTCGTCTCCGATGGCCTGTTAAAcctttccctgcctccccagGGCTGAGCTGTTGGGGTTGGTGCTGCCCCTGAGCACAACTGCACCAGCTCCTCTGCCCCTGTCCAGGATGTGCCTCCTCCAGCGGTCCCCAACGCTGGTGCAGGTTGTCACCTCCTCTGCCTTGTGCTCCTCAGCATCACACTAACCCTGCGCTGTGCGGCTGCAGTGATTCCCCTCTCTGGCTGGGCTGCTCCATGCAAACATTCCCACAAGCAAAGAGGTGCAGGAGCTCTCGGCTCAGTCCTTGATCTTTTTCTCATCTGCACTAAACATTCCCAAATCCCTGTTTCTCACCGGACTGCTCATCTTGTGAGTCCCCTCTCCCCCCTGCGCTGGTAAATTGAAGGGAAAAGGGGAGTCCTCTTTGTTGCTTCTTTTTAGTGCAgtaaaagtaactgaaaaagcTACAGATGCTGCATCTCTTTGGCCTTTTCATTCCAAGAATAGTAAAAACCAGGTGAGCGGTGTCCGTGCCTCTgtggggagcggggcagccgTCTGCCGGCGGTGGCTCTCGGTGCCGCGTGTGGACGCCGTCTGCCCAGCTCTGGGTTTTATAGCCTGGCAGCTCCCCTCCCCGGCTGGCCCCAGCCTCTGGGCTCTGTGCCGAGCGCTGCCGGACGCTGCTGCGGACAGGGGAGAGCCGGTTCCTCTCTTCCAGAGCTGCCATCCCTGGGCTTTGCCAGCGGCTTTTGCCAAAGGTGATTTCTGGGCCAGAGCCGAAGGCTGGGAACCCTCCCGTGCTTCCACCCttgtcccctgtgtcccctctTCCGCAGCGTGTCAGGGCTGGGGACACTCTGCCCCCGATTTGCGCTGGCCTTACTAGTCAGACCCCCTCTTGTCGCTACCCTTGGCTTCTTCTGGCCAGCACGAGAtgcctctgtccccagagcctgTGCAGGGGAGGCGAGGGGATGTGGGTCCCCCAGAGCAGCTCCTACATCCATTGGCTTTGTGTGGTTGGGTCTCAGCCCCGCAGCAAAGTCGGTGGAGATGTCATTTACTGGCACCACGTCCTGAGGCTGCCTGTTCTGATCTGCTGTGCCTCTCCTTCTGGGTAGGAAGGGGATGGAGATTCTCCCTGAGACGTGGCAAAAGCCTGACTCTGCCTGATTAGTCCTCAGCTAAATGCTGTCGTTTTACTCCATCTGACAGAAAACCACCCTGAAGGTGGGGAGCGGGATCCTGCTCATCCCCAGAGCGGGGTCTGCCTGGAGTCATCAGCATTTGCCCCATCTCTCATCTGCACAgagcctggaaaaaaatccacaggcaAGGAGAAGTGAGCTGAGGAGgccccagcagctgcagactTTATGCAAAGGTGTGGTGTGAGCCAGAGGAAAGGCGATGGACAGCAAACACCCTCAGTCAAAGGACAGAAGTGCTATAAATTGCGTGGCTGAGAATACAGATGAGTGGAAACGCTCGGCTGAGCTGCGGCTGGGCACGGCGCCGGGAGCTCGGGCACCTGCTCGCCTGCCTCTTCTCCTGATCttcccttcccactcttttttgaGCCTTCAATACATCTTCCCACATGGTGTGtgattgtaaaatattttcattgcatatgtataaaaatggaagtgtgtgtgtgtatatatatacacaatttcacttttgttttgcGACATTAAGGCTCTGGTTTTCCCCTATTTCAATTGACGCTGAATTATGTCAGTAAGAAAAAAGCCACCCATCTATTTCCAGCGATTTTTCCATTCTCTACTGGGGAAAGACGACAGcagcaaacaaaagaaatgcaTGGACACGGGCTTCGTCCTAGCACTTGTCTGCTTGACAGGGGCTTTGCTGCTTGCAGAGCCTGCTCTGGCTCACTGGCTGTGATATTACAATTAAGTTGCCTGTAAGAAGGCTGTTATTTGCTGAATAAAGATTTGCAGATCACCTCTAATAACCATCAATGAGCGCAGTTTGTATCTAATTAAAAGACATTCATCCTTATAAGAGACCCTATGGATATAAAGTACCCCTCACAGGAAAGTGCCTGGCTGAGGTGCTGGAGTTAGAGATAGGTATTTCAGTGAATAATGTAATTTTCTCTGTTTGTGATCAGACAGCTGATTTTCTGGAAGATTAATAGAGGGCAGTGCAAAAAAAACCTACAAAGCAATGAAAAGCTAAGATgaaggcagagatggaagggCAGACTCTGCAGAGAAAGAAGTGTTTAAAGGGTTCTGGGGACGGACTCAGCTTTCACAGGCACTGGTTTGATTTGGAAGCAATTCCCTCAGAGTTAGAGCTTTTACTCCAGATTCACCTAAGTTTAGTTGCAGGGAGAATACTTCTGCAAAGGCGCTTAGAGGAAAGTGAAGTTAATTCACAAAAGAAAAACGATCCCtggaaaatagaaattaattttctttagaaagagaGGTTATCACAGCAAGGAAATTTTTCAAGCAGAcggattaaaaaataaactcattttctttcactgGTTTCCTGAACATTTTGACACATCACTAGTATTGCCAGTGCTAGGATTGTATGTGCTTCAGCAAAACCAGAGCTGGGTTCTCCAGCTCAGCAGCTTGGGAGCTACTTGCTGAGCCAGGTGCTGGTTTTAGTGCTCTGGGAGCCCTGGGAGGTGATGGCCAGGCTGGGCCTGGGCAGTCCAGCCCAAGCTGCAGCTACTTAGACCATTTCCCATAAGCTGGGTCCTGGAGGGTAGAGGTTGGAGGTGTTGCAGGATGaggaaaatgctgctgttttctggTAATGCATCTTTTTGTGGTATGGTGGTTTGTGTGCCCAGCGGTagggggtatgtgtgtgtgtgcagtatTGGGGTAGcccctggggctctgcgctgctGGTTATTGCTGCCACAGGGTGACTCGAGCCCTGAAACACTGTGAAAACTGTTGCCCTGCGGTCCGtgtttcctcccttccccccggGTGTGATGCTGAGGTACAGGACCGTGTAACTGGATTTCTAAGCTCTTAATGTTCGGTTTGTCAAGGTAACACTGTATTATGTAGCTAATTTTTGGCAGCTGGTAGCATCAATCCACCATGAAGCAGAACACATACAACGCTGTTTCTATTACCAGCCGGCATCCTGCGCTCCTCTACAGCAGAGCACGGAGGTAGAGGCTTTGTGATTGCCAAATCATTTGGCACAGTAGCTGGTTACTTTGCTTTGTGGGTAGCTAGCTggttaaagaaataaacaaaatttgtTGGCTTGGGTTTATATGCTGATTTGGCTCACTtttcaacacaaatattttatttgtggtATGTGATGGTGTTAAACTTCTTGCTGACAGTACAAAGCAAGCTTGGTCTGTCTTTAGCATTTAATCACTGAAATGCTTTCTGTGGTTCAcgtcaggaaaaaaagtaagatttggTCATTTTGCGCTGGTCCTGATGCTGTAAAATTAATGGTGTTGCAACTGCTTTATAGCAGCTTGTGATCATCTCCTTGGAAAGACTGAGGGCAGGAACGGGGGCTGGGAATTCCTGGTATCTAATGCTGCTTTTAATGCCAACTCTCTGTCAAAATTAAGCCCATGAATTacttcccctccacctcctgaAAATATAAACTGCTGAGACTTTCCAGTTTTCTTAAAGACTTCAGTACCTTTAAAAACCCAGTTCGCTCTTGACATTGGCCTAACTCTGGGTAGGACTGTGCTTCGTTTTTCTCAGACATGGGGAGTTTGGTGGCTGATACAATctaatttttctgttgcttgCCATGTTTGTGAAGAGTTCTCAGAAAAGTGACCTTGTGGTGTCCGTCTTATTAGGGAAACAAATTTCTCTGCAGTGTGGCCATCGAACAGAGGATGTGATTGCACCCATTACTGGGAGTGCTGAGGGATTTAGCACAGCCCTGGTCCGTCCTGATACCATGTGAAACGCCCCAAAATATTAAAGTGTCTCTAAATGGACACCTGGTTCAACACTTGCACTGTGACTCCCATTACCCTCCCGAGAGAGAAAGCTCTGCTGTGTAATTGGGCAGCATTATCTGTCACACAGCTCTGGGAACTGAAGACAAGAGCTTCTATAATTTTAAGGTAATTATAAGCCAGATGTGTCAGTCagtctccccttttcctcccccctttccctcattcaaatttgttttttccatttaattaaaaCCTCTGATCCTGCTTAATATTAGAGAGCAAGCCTGGGTGCATAAATAAATATGCTAAACACATGGCAAATGCCCCAGAGCGGGGCCTGTTAGGGACACTGCGAGGCAGAACAAGCAGttttgattttaatggaaaatccATGTGAAGCTGTAAAAATTGGCAAGCAGAATAACAAAAGCTGACAGTGTTGCATTAAAGAGCTAAACTTTAAACTATCAGTGCTTAAAAACATTGCCTTGAACATAAACTTGGGGGGCTGAGCTGCCGTCCCTGGCGGGGCCGTGTCCGAGCTGTGAGTTTGACTCAGCCCAGTTTGCCTCAGAGCATCGCTCCCTTCGTCCTTCACCCTGctcccagcatctctgctggCTGGGGACAGTCCTGCCCACCCAAACACTCCAAGTCTCCCAAAACCATGCCCAGAAGCACATGTGCC is from Strix aluco isolate bStrAlu1 chromosome 25, bStrAlu1.hap1, whole genome shotgun sequence and encodes:
- the AVPR1B gene encoding vasopressin V1b receptor; amino-acid sequence: MEPGWGWNSTHRSRPGHSQGLLSPHTLAGDPNLTLLHTRDEELAKAEIGVLAAILAVATIGNVGVLLAMYRLRKKMSRMHLFILHLGLTDLGVALFQVLPQMIWEVTYRFLGPDPLCRAVKYLQVLSMFASTYMLIMMTLDRYLAVCHPLHSLQQPSRQAYAMIGATWLLSLLLSLPQIFIFSLREVRQGSGVLDCWADFRYPWGARAYITWTTLCIFILPVGILTVCYSLICYEICKNLKGKTQSGAPGMGGPAAAAPPAPCSSEKSGQCPSGQPSRVSSVRTISRAKIRTVKMTFVIVVAYVACWAPFFSMQMWSVWDEDAPSDESTNVAFTITMLLASLSSCCNPWIYMFFSGHLLQDAARCLSCWGSPRLGLRRQASTGSLCSRKTTILSHSHHTSPASLPLHRGSTKDFDVPCEEVVTESGMI